In Silene latifolia isolate original U9 population chromosome X, ASM4854445v1, whole genome shotgun sequence, the following proteins share a genomic window:
- the LOC141621098 gene encoding uncharacterized protein LOC141621098 — protein MASSIQQPQPQPQEPSLEPKPEPSPSPSPSRQLIPMPTATLTPMSASTPDSDSTDYDTTPIPMAIPMGVPIVLPPVRRLPPPCWTPDETSVLIDAYRDIWFSLRRANLRANHWQDVADTIHSHCPHVHPPKTAVQCRHKMEKLRKRYRAELLRAKSIPHHRFSSSWVYFSKMDSIDKSSSDNININNNSAASLPSPQPLSSVPFAAAHDASAQQRHHDDHLTPRTYSQPRPTPYPTHRFPTPPSHSHRPPPTFAPDFDDSPPPNPTYAFNNNYPAAPPPPKSAYTSNYGTPHYNNASRFVNTNDDNNTGSAGPSGMGLEMDYVNASSSSKKKRKMMMSNGGLEKRDKGEDSGGMEMVQAIRMLGESFLNMEKMKMDMMRETERLRMEMEMKRTQMLLDSQHRIIQAFAKGWTDAVIDNTDDHDAAS, from the coding sequence ATGGCTTCCTCCAtccaacaaccacaaccacaaccacaagagCCCTCTCTCGAACCTAAGCCCGAaccatctccatctccatctccctcTCGACAATTGATCCCGATGCCAACAGCCACTTTGACCCCGATGTCGGCGTCCACACCTGACTCGGATTCAACCGACTACGACACCACCCCTATCCCCATGGCTATCCCTATGGGCGTCCCTATCGTTCTCCCTCCCGTTCGCCGTCTCCCTCCTCCCTGCTGGACTCCCGACGAGACCTCCGTCCTCATCGACGCCTACCGCGACATCTGGTTCTCCCTCCGTCGCGCCAACCTCCGCGCCAACCACTGGCAAGATGTTGCCGATACGATTCATTCCCACTGTCCCCACGTCCACCCTCCTAAAACCGCCGTCCAATGCCGTCATAAGATGGAGAAGCTACGTAAGCGTTACCGGGCTGAACTCCTCCGTGCTAAGTCCATCCCTCACCACCGCTTCTCCTCTTCCTGGGTCTACTTCTCCAAGATGGACTCCATCGACAAGTCCTCCTCCGacaacatcaacatcaacaacaactcCGCCGCTTCTCTACCGTCTCCTCAGCCTCTCTCTTCTGTCCCCTTCGCTGCTGCTCATGATGCTTCTGCCCAACAGCGCCACCATGATGACCATCTTACGCCGCGTACTTACTCGCAACCCAGGCCCACTCCCTACCCTACTCACAGGTTTCCAACTCCTCCTTCTCACTCCCACCGCCCTCCTCCTACTTTTGCTCCCGATTTTGATGATTCCCCTCCTCCCAATCCTACTTATGCTTTCAACAATAATTATCctgctgctcctcctcctcctaaATCCGCCTACACTTCCAACTATGGGACACCTCACTATAACAACGCCTCTAGATTTGTCAACACTAATGATGATAATAACACTGGATCTGCTGGACCCTCTGGTATGGGATTGGAGATGGATTATGTGAATGCCTCTTCTTCTTCTAAGAAGAAGAGAAAGATGATGATGAGTAACGGAGGACTGGAAAAGAGGGACAAGGGGGAGGACTCCGGGGGAATGGAGATGGTGCAGGCCATCAGGATGCTAGGAGAAAGCTTTCTCAACATGGAGAAGATGAAAATGGATATGATGAGGGAAACTGAGCGTCTCCGCATGGAAATGGAGATGAAGAGAACTCAGATGCTCCTCGATTCCCAGCATCGCATCATCCAGGCTTTTGCTAAAGGCTGGACTGATGCCGTCATAGACAACACTGATGATCATGATGCTGCTTCCTAA
- the LOC141619789 gene encoding cold-regulated 413 plasma membrane protein 2-like, with amino-acid sequence MKQVEFLRMKTEDATSNDQMNNNVKKLASHTIKLGSLGVGTLFFQWLASIAAIYLLILDHTNWKTNILTGLLVPYIFFSLPLLPFMFLRGEIGMWVAFITVVLRVFFPRQFPDWLELPGAIILIIVVAPSLLAETVRGTALGAAVCLVIGCYLLQEHVRASGGFKKSFTKANGLSNTLGILLLLAYPLWYFVVSFF; translated from the exons atgaagcaGGTGGAGTTTCTAAGGATGAAGACGGAAGATGCAACTTCAAATGATCAGATGAATAATAATGTAAAGAAGCTTGCTTCTCACACCATCAAGCTTGGCAGTTTGGGTGTCGGCACTCTTTTCTTTCAATGGCTTGCTTCTATTGCTGCTAT ATACTTGCTCATATTGGACCACACAAATTGGAAGACAAATATTCTTACTGGACTCTTAGTGCCGTACATCTTTTTCAGTCTTCCATTGCTTCCGTTTATGTTCCTAAG GGGAGAGATTGGAATGTGGGTTGCTTTCATAACAGTTGTACTGCGCGTTTTCTTCCCACGTCAATTCCCTG ATTGGCTGGAATTGCCAGGTGCCATTATTCTGATAATAGTAGTGGCTCCTAGTTTGCTTGCGGAAACAGTGCGGGGCACTGCACTTGGGGCAGCAGTGTGCTTGGTGATTGGGTGTTATCTGTTACAAGAACATGTAAGAGCTTCTGGCGGCTTCAAGAAATCATTCACAAAGGCTAATGGGTTATCAAACACGCTTGGCATTCTTCTTTTGTTGGCCTATCCTCTTTGGTACTTTGTAGTCTCGTTCTTCTAA